The Panicum virgatum strain AP13 chromosome 5K, P.virgatum_v5, whole genome shotgun sequence genome has a window encoding:
- the LOC120710394 gene encoding 4-methyl-5-nitrocatechol 5-monooxygenase-like isoform X1 — MPSIAGGGPGRLFAAHRGAIWWLRRRQHPPFSSLAGGGRRGDAPHLPVLIVGAGPVGLVLSFLLTKFGIKCAVIEKNVEFTRHPRAHFINNRTMEIFRKLDGLAGDIERSQPPVDLWRKFVYCTSLSGSVLGSVDHMKPEDFDKVISPISVAHFSQYKLVDLLLKKLEAIGFQTCFPSEIGISTQDVELESKILMGHECTSLQQTDDGILVGTSVNNGERILERKLHCGILLGTDGARSTVRELAGISMEGERDLQKLVSVHFLSRDLGRYLSSQRPGMLFFVFNPGAIGVLVAHDLEHGEFVLQIPFYPPQQMFEEFGSKVCEQIIVKLVGWEPADVQVLDIKPWAMHAEVAEKYISCNNRVVLAGDAAHRFPPAGGFGMNTGVQDAHNLAWKLGLMLNGVASPSILQTYESERRPVAIFNTELSVENFKAAMSIPTSLGLDPTIANSVHQVINRSLGSIIPRNVQKAVLEGLFSIGRAQVSDYILNEKNPIGSLRLARLRSILDEGKSLQLQFPAEDLGFCYEEGALVTEDCSQKTQKGVKLEHSERTSREYIPSAKVGSRLPHMLVRALPASSEGVFSTLDLVSMDKLEFVLIIAPLKESYEIARATLKVADEFKLSVKVCVMWPHGSDDVEVEESRYVLAPWTNYVNVEGLPRVSGNSWWEMCRISRKNVILVRPDEHIAWRTEWDMVRDADSEARGVFSRILCPSGHHV; from the exons ATGCCGTCAATTGCCGGCGGCGGGCCCGGGCGCCTCTTTGCAGCGCACCGGGGCGCGATCTGgtggctccgccgccgccagcacccgcctttctcctccctcgccggcgggggACGCCGAGGCGACGCGCCGCATCTGCCGGTGCTCATCGTCGGAGCTGGGCCCGTCGGGCTcgtcctctccttcctcctcaccAAATTCG GGATCAAATGCGCGGTGATAGAGAAGAATGTGGAGTTCACTCGGCACCCCCGAGCGCACTTCATCAACAACCGCACAATGGAG ATCTTCCGCAAGTTGGATGGCTTGGCTGGGGACATCGAGAGGTCCCAGCCCCCAGTGGATTTGTGGAGGAAGTTCGTCTACTGTACTTCACTCTCCGGTTCCGTTCTCGGATCGGTTGATCACATGAAGCCCGAAG ATTTTGACAAGGTCATTAGTCCTATATCAGTTGCACACTTCTCACAGTACAAGTTAGTTGATTTGTTACTCAAGAAGCTAGAAGCTATTGGTTTCCAGACATGCTTTCCCAGTGAGATTGGTATCTCGACACAGGATGTGGAGCTGGAAAGCAAGATATTGATGGGACATGAGTGCACATCCCTTCAGCAGACTGATGATGGCATTTTGGTTGGAACATCAGTTAACAATGGGGAGAGAATACTAGAGAGAAAACTACACTGTGGTATTCTACTAGGGACAGATGGTGCGAGAAGCACAGTGCGTGAATTGGCAGGCATATCTATGGAGGGTGAAAGGGACTTGCAGAAACTGGTCAGTGTACATTTTCTTAGCAGAGATCTAGGCAGATATTTATCTAGTCAGAGGCCTGGGATGCTATTCTTTGTTTTCAATCCAGGCGCAATTGGTGTGCTCGTTGCACATGACCTGGAGCATGGGGAATTCGTATTGCAG ATTCCATTTTATCCTCCTCAGCAGATGTTTGAAGAATTCGGCTCTAAG GTATGTGAGCAAATTATTGTCAAATTAGTTGGATGGGAGCCAGCAGATGTTCAGGTTTTAGACATAAAGCCATGGGCGATGCATGCTGAAGTTGCAGAAAAGTACATCAGCTGCAACAATCGTGTAGTCCTTGCTGGTGATGCTGCTCACCGTTTTCCTCCTGCCGGTGGTTTTG GAATGAACACTGGTGTTCAGGATGCACATAATTTGGCTTGGAAATTGGGCTTAATGCTGAATGGTGTTGCTTCACCATCAATACTGCAAACTTATGAATCAGAGCGCCGACCT GTTGCAATTTTCAATACTGAACTAAGCGTGGAGAACTTCAAAGCAGCAATGTCTATTCCCACAAGCCTTGGTCTTGATCCAACTATTGCAAACTCAG TGCATCAAGTTATCAACAGAAGCCTAGGATCAATCATTCCAAGAAATGTACAGAAGGCAGTGTTGGAAGGGTTGTTTTCCATTGGTCGGGCACAAGTCTCAGATTATATTCTGAACGAGAAAAATCCCATTGGGTCCTTGAGATTAGCAAGGCTGAGAAGTATTCTTGATGAAGGAAAAAGTCTGCAGCTGCAGTTCCCTGCAGAGGATCTTGGCTTCTG CTATGAAGAAGGAGCACTAGTTACTGAAGATTGCAGTCAGAAGACTCAGAAAGGAGTAAAACTAGAGCATTCTGAGAGGACATCAAGAGAGTACATCCCATCCGCTAAGGTTGGTTCGCGGCTACCCCACATGCTTGTAAGAGCACTGCCTGCTTCAAGTGAG GGTGTGTTCTCAACATTGGACCTGGTAAGTATGGATAAACTTGAGTTTGTACTCATCATCGCACCACTGAAAGAGTCATATGAGATCGCCCGTGCTACCCTCAAGGTAGCAGATGAGTTCAAGCTGTCAGTCAAAGTATGTGTCATGTGGCCTCATGGCTCTGATGACGTGGAAGTGGAGGAGAGCAGATATGTGCTAGCGCCCTGGACGAACTATGTCAATGTCGAGGGATTGCCTAGGGTATCTGGTAATTCATGGTGGGAGATGTGTCGGATAAGCAGGAAAAATGTAATTCTAGTTAGGCCTGATGAGCACATAGCATGGAGAACGGAATGGGACATGGTGAGAGACGCTGATTCAGAAGCTAGGGGAGTCTTTTCTCGAATCCTGTGCCCCAGTGGTCACCACGTGTAG
- the LOC120710394 gene encoding 4-methyl-5-nitrocatechol 5-monooxygenase-like isoform X3 codes for MEIFRKLDGLAGDIERSQPPVDLWRKFVYCTSLSGSVLGSVDHMKPEDFDKVISPISVAHFSQYKLVDLLLKKLEAIGFQTCFPSEIGISTQDVELESKILMGHECTSLQQTDDGILVGTSVNNGERILERKLHCGILLGTDGARSTVRELAGISMEGERDLQKLVSVHFLSRDLGRYLSSQRPGMLFFVFNPGAIGVLVAHDLEHGEFVLQIPFYPPQQMFEEFGSKVCEQIIVKLVGWEPADVQVLDIKPWAMHAEVAEKYISCNNRVVLAGDAAHRFPPAGGFGMNTGVQDAHNLAWKLGLMLNGVASPSILQTYESERRPVAIFNTELSVENFKAAMSIPTSLGLDPTIANSVHQVINRSLGSIIPRNVQKAVLEGLFSIGRAQVSDYILNEKNPIGSLRLARLRSILDEGKSLQLQFPAEDLGFCYEEGALVTEDCSQKTQKGVKLEHSERTSREYIPSAKVGSRLPHMLVRALPASSEGVFSTLDLVSMDKLEFVLIIAPLKESYEIARATLKVADEFKLSVKVCVMWPHGSDDVEVEESRYVLAPWTNYVNVEGLPRVSGNSWWEMCRISRKNVILVRPDEHIAWRTEWDMVRDADSEARGVFSRILCPSGHHV; via the exons ATGGAG ATCTTCCGCAAGTTGGATGGCTTGGCTGGGGACATCGAGAGGTCCCAGCCCCCAGTGGATTTGTGGAGGAAGTTCGTCTACTGTACTTCACTCTCCGGTTCCGTTCTCGGATCGGTTGATCACATGAAGCCCGAAG ATTTTGACAAGGTCATTAGTCCTATATCAGTTGCACACTTCTCACAGTACAAGTTAGTTGATTTGTTACTCAAGAAGCTAGAAGCTATTGGTTTCCAGACATGCTTTCCCAGTGAGATTGGTATCTCGACACAGGATGTGGAGCTGGAAAGCAAGATATTGATGGGACATGAGTGCACATCCCTTCAGCAGACTGATGATGGCATTTTGGTTGGAACATCAGTTAACAATGGGGAGAGAATACTAGAGAGAAAACTACACTGTGGTATTCTACTAGGGACAGATGGTGCGAGAAGCACAGTGCGTGAATTGGCAGGCATATCTATGGAGGGTGAAAGGGACTTGCAGAAACTGGTCAGTGTACATTTTCTTAGCAGAGATCTAGGCAGATATTTATCTAGTCAGAGGCCTGGGATGCTATTCTTTGTTTTCAATCCAGGCGCAATTGGTGTGCTCGTTGCACATGACCTGGAGCATGGGGAATTCGTATTGCAG ATTCCATTTTATCCTCCTCAGCAGATGTTTGAAGAATTCGGCTCTAAG GTATGTGAGCAAATTATTGTCAAATTAGTTGGATGGGAGCCAGCAGATGTTCAGGTTTTAGACATAAAGCCATGGGCGATGCATGCTGAAGTTGCAGAAAAGTACATCAGCTGCAACAATCGTGTAGTCCTTGCTGGTGATGCTGCTCACCGTTTTCCTCCTGCCGGTGGTTTTG GAATGAACACTGGTGTTCAGGATGCACATAATTTGGCTTGGAAATTGGGCTTAATGCTGAATGGTGTTGCTTCACCATCAATACTGCAAACTTATGAATCAGAGCGCCGACCT GTTGCAATTTTCAATACTGAACTAAGCGTGGAGAACTTCAAAGCAGCAATGTCTATTCCCACAAGCCTTGGTCTTGATCCAACTATTGCAAACTCAG TGCATCAAGTTATCAACAGAAGCCTAGGATCAATCATTCCAAGAAATGTACAGAAGGCAGTGTTGGAAGGGTTGTTTTCCATTGGTCGGGCACAAGTCTCAGATTATATTCTGAACGAGAAAAATCCCATTGGGTCCTTGAGATTAGCAAGGCTGAGAAGTATTCTTGATGAAGGAAAAAGTCTGCAGCTGCAGTTCCCTGCAGAGGATCTTGGCTTCTG CTATGAAGAAGGAGCACTAGTTACTGAAGATTGCAGTCAGAAGACTCAGAAAGGAGTAAAACTAGAGCATTCTGAGAGGACATCAAGAGAGTACATCCCATCCGCTAAGGTTGGTTCGCGGCTACCCCACATGCTTGTAAGAGCACTGCCTGCTTCAAGTGAG GGTGTGTTCTCAACATTGGACCTGGTAAGTATGGATAAACTTGAGTTTGTACTCATCATCGCACCACTGAAAGAGTCATATGAGATCGCCCGTGCTACCCTCAAGGTAGCAGATGAGTTCAAGCTGTCAGTCAAAGTATGTGTCATGTGGCCTCATGGCTCTGATGACGTGGAAGTGGAGGAGAGCAGATATGTGCTAGCGCCCTGGACGAACTATGTCAATGTCGAGGGATTGCCTAGGGTATCTGGTAATTCATGGTGGGAGATGTGTCGGATAAGCAGGAAAAATGTAATTCTAGTTAGGCCTGATGAGCACATAGCATGGAGAACGGAATGGGACATGGTGAGAGACGCTGATTCAGAAGCTAGGGGAGTCTTTTCTCGAATCCTGTGCCCCAGTGGTCACCACGTGTAG
- the LOC120710394 gene encoding 2,4-dichlorophenol 6-monooxygenase-like isoform X2, whose translation MSLGIKCAVIEKNVEFTRHPRAHFINNRTMEIFRKLDGLAGDIERSQPPVDLWRKFVYCTSLSGSVLGSVDHMKPEDFDKVISPISVAHFSQYKLVDLLLKKLEAIGFQTCFPSEIGISTQDVELESKILMGHECTSLQQTDDGILVGTSVNNGERILERKLHCGILLGTDGARSTVRELAGISMEGERDLQKLVSVHFLSRDLGRYLSSQRPGMLFFVFNPGAIGVLVAHDLEHGEFVLQIPFYPPQQMFEEFGSKVCEQIIVKLVGWEPADVQVLDIKPWAMHAEVAEKYISCNNRVVLAGDAAHRFPPAGGFGMNTGVQDAHNLAWKLGLMLNGVASPSILQTYESERRPVAIFNTELSVENFKAAMSIPTSLGLDPTIANSVHQVINRSLGSIIPRNVQKAVLEGLFSIGRAQVSDYILNEKNPIGSLRLARLRSILDEGKSLQLQFPAEDLGFCYEEGALVTEDCSQKTQKGVKLEHSERTSREYIPSAKVGSRLPHMLVRALPASSEGVFSTLDLVSMDKLEFVLIIAPLKESYEIARATLKVADEFKLSVKVCVMWPHGSDDVEVEESRYVLAPWTNYVNVEGLPRVSGNSWWEMCRISRKNVILVRPDEHIAWRTEWDMVRDADSEARGVFSRILCPSGHHV comes from the exons ATGAGTTTAG GGATCAAATGCGCGGTGATAGAGAAGAATGTGGAGTTCACTCGGCACCCCCGAGCGCACTTCATCAACAACCGCACAATGGAG ATCTTCCGCAAGTTGGATGGCTTGGCTGGGGACATCGAGAGGTCCCAGCCCCCAGTGGATTTGTGGAGGAAGTTCGTCTACTGTACTTCACTCTCCGGTTCCGTTCTCGGATCGGTTGATCACATGAAGCCCGAAG ATTTTGACAAGGTCATTAGTCCTATATCAGTTGCACACTTCTCACAGTACAAGTTAGTTGATTTGTTACTCAAGAAGCTAGAAGCTATTGGTTTCCAGACATGCTTTCCCAGTGAGATTGGTATCTCGACACAGGATGTGGAGCTGGAAAGCAAGATATTGATGGGACATGAGTGCACATCCCTTCAGCAGACTGATGATGGCATTTTGGTTGGAACATCAGTTAACAATGGGGAGAGAATACTAGAGAGAAAACTACACTGTGGTATTCTACTAGGGACAGATGGTGCGAGAAGCACAGTGCGTGAATTGGCAGGCATATCTATGGAGGGTGAAAGGGACTTGCAGAAACTGGTCAGTGTACATTTTCTTAGCAGAGATCTAGGCAGATATTTATCTAGTCAGAGGCCTGGGATGCTATTCTTTGTTTTCAATCCAGGCGCAATTGGTGTGCTCGTTGCACATGACCTGGAGCATGGGGAATTCGTATTGCAG ATTCCATTTTATCCTCCTCAGCAGATGTTTGAAGAATTCGGCTCTAAG GTATGTGAGCAAATTATTGTCAAATTAGTTGGATGGGAGCCAGCAGATGTTCAGGTTTTAGACATAAAGCCATGGGCGATGCATGCTGAAGTTGCAGAAAAGTACATCAGCTGCAACAATCGTGTAGTCCTTGCTGGTGATGCTGCTCACCGTTTTCCTCCTGCCGGTGGTTTTG GAATGAACACTGGTGTTCAGGATGCACATAATTTGGCTTGGAAATTGGGCTTAATGCTGAATGGTGTTGCTTCACCATCAATACTGCAAACTTATGAATCAGAGCGCCGACCT GTTGCAATTTTCAATACTGAACTAAGCGTGGAGAACTTCAAAGCAGCAATGTCTATTCCCACAAGCCTTGGTCTTGATCCAACTATTGCAAACTCAG TGCATCAAGTTATCAACAGAAGCCTAGGATCAATCATTCCAAGAAATGTACAGAAGGCAGTGTTGGAAGGGTTGTTTTCCATTGGTCGGGCACAAGTCTCAGATTATATTCTGAACGAGAAAAATCCCATTGGGTCCTTGAGATTAGCAAGGCTGAGAAGTATTCTTGATGAAGGAAAAAGTCTGCAGCTGCAGTTCCCTGCAGAGGATCTTGGCTTCTG CTATGAAGAAGGAGCACTAGTTACTGAAGATTGCAGTCAGAAGACTCAGAAAGGAGTAAAACTAGAGCATTCTGAGAGGACATCAAGAGAGTACATCCCATCCGCTAAGGTTGGTTCGCGGCTACCCCACATGCTTGTAAGAGCACTGCCTGCTTCAAGTGAG GGTGTGTTCTCAACATTGGACCTGGTAAGTATGGATAAACTTGAGTTTGTACTCATCATCGCACCACTGAAAGAGTCATATGAGATCGCCCGTGCTACCCTCAAGGTAGCAGATGAGTTCAAGCTGTCAGTCAAAGTATGTGTCATGTGGCCTCATGGCTCTGATGACGTGGAAGTGGAGGAGAGCAGATATGTGCTAGCGCCCTGGACGAACTATGTCAATGTCGAGGGATTGCCTAGGGTATCTGGTAATTCATGGTGGGAGATGTGTCGGATAAGCAGGAAAAATGTAATTCTAGTTAGGCCTGATGAGCACATAGCATGGAGAACGGAATGGGACATGGTGAGAGACGCTGATTCAGAAGCTAGGGGAGTCTTTTCTCGAATCCTGTGCCCCAGTGGTCACCACGTGTAG
- the LOC120710394 gene encoding putative polyketide hydroxylase isoform X4, giving the protein MPSIAGGGPGRLFAAHRGAIWWLRRRQHPPFSSLAGGGRRGDAPHLPVLIVGAGPVGLVLSFLLTKFGIKCAVIEKNVEFTRHPRAHFINNRTMEIFRKLDGLAGDIERSQPPVDLWRKFVYCTSLSGSVLGSVDHMKPEDFDKVISPISVAHFSQYKLVDLLLKKLEAIGFQTCFPSEIGISTQDVELESKILMGHECTSLQQTDDGILVGTSVNNGERILERKLHCGILLGTDGARSTVRELAGISMEGERDLQKLVSVHFLSRDLGRYLSSQRPGMLFFVFNPGAIGVLVAHDLEHGEFVLQIPFYPPQQMFEEFGSKVCEQIIVKLVGWEPADVQVLDIKPWAMHAEVAEKYISCNNRVVLAGDAAHRFPPAGGFGMNTGVQDAHNLAWKLGLMLNGVASPSILQTYESERRPVAIFNTELSVENFKAAMSIPTSLGLDPTIANSVHQVINRSLGSIIPRNVQKAVLEGLFSIGRAQVSDYILNEKNPIGSLRLARLRSILDEGKSLQLQFPAEDLGFCYEEGALVTEDCSQKTQKGVKLEHSERTSREYIPSAKVGSRLPHMLVRALPASSEVCEVCSQHWTW; this is encoded by the exons ATGCCGTCAATTGCCGGCGGCGGGCCCGGGCGCCTCTTTGCAGCGCACCGGGGCGCGATCTGgtggctccgccgccgccagcacccgcctttctcctccctcgccggcgggggACGCCGAGGCGACGCGCCGCATCTGCCGGTGCTCATCGTCGGAGCTGGGCCCGTCGGGCTcgtcctctccttcctcctcaccAAATTCG GGATCAAATGCGCGGTGATAGAGAAGAATGTGGAGTTCACTCGGCACCCCCGAGCGCACTTCATCAACAACCGCACAATGGAG ATCTTCCGCAAGTTGGATGGCTTGGCTGGGGACATCGAGAGGTCCCAGCCCCCAGTGGATTTGTGGAGGAAGTTCGTCTACTGTACTTCACTCTCCGGTTCCGTTCTCGGATCGGTTGATCACATGAAGCCCGAAG ATTTTGACAAGGTCATTAGTCCTATATCAGTTGCACACTTCTCACAGTACAAGTTAGTTGATTTGTTACTCAAGAAGCTAGAAGCTATTGGTTTCCAGACATGCTTTCCCAGTGAGATTGGTATCTCGACACAGGATGTGGAGCTGGAAAGCAAGATATTGATGGGACATGAGTGCACATCCCTTCAGCAGACTGATGATGGCATTTTGGTTGGAACATCAGTTAACAATGGGGAGAGAATACTAGAGAGAAAACTACACTGTGGTATTCTACTAGGGACAGATGGTGCGAGAAGCACAGTGCGTGAATTGGCAGGCATATCTATGGAGGGTGAAAGGGACTTGCAGAAACTGGTCAGTGTACATTTTCTTAGCAGAGATCTAGGCAGATATTTATCTAGTCAGAGGCCTGGGATGCTATTCTTTGTTTTCAATCCAGGCGCAATTGGTGTGCTCGTTGCACATGACCTGGAGCATGGGGAATTCGTATTGCAG ATTCCATTTTATCCTCCTCAGCAGATGTTTGAAGAATTCGGCTCTAAG GTATGTGAGCAAATTATTGTCAAATTAGTTGGATGGGAGCCAGCAGATGTTCAGGTTTTAGACATAAAGCCATGGGCGATGCATGCTGAAGTTGCAGAAAAGTACATCAGCTGCAACAATCGTGTAGTCCTTGCTGGTGATGCTGCTCACCGTTTTCCTCCTGCCGGTGGTTTTG GAATGAACACTGGTGTTCAGGATGCACATAATTTGGCTTGGAAATTGGGCTTAATGCTGAATGGTGTTGCTTCACCATCAATACTGCAAACTTATGAATCAGAGCGCCGACCT GTTGCAATTTTCAATACTGAACTAAGCGTGGAGAACTTCAAAGCAGCAATGTCTATTCCCACAAGCCTTGGTCTTGATCCAACTATTGCAAACTCAG TGCATCAAGTTATCAACAGAAGCCTAGGATCAATCATTCCAAGAAATGTACAGAAGGCAGTGTTGGAAGGGTTGTTTTCCATTGGTCGGGCACAAGTCTCAGATTATATTCTGAACGAGAAAAATCCCATTGGGTCCTTGAGATTAGCAAGGCTGAGAAGTATTCTTGATGAAGGAAAAAGTCTGCAGCTGCAGTTCCCTGCAGAGGATCTTGGCTTCTG CTATGAAGAAGGAGCACTAGTTACTGAAGATTGCAGTCAGAAGACTCAGAAAGGAGTAAAACTAGAGCATTCTGAGAGGACATCAAGAGAGTACATCCCATCCGCTAAGGTTGGTTCGCGGCTACCCCACATGCTTGTAAGAGCACTGCCTGCTTCAAGTGAGGTCTGTGA GGTGTGTTCTCAACATTGGACCTGGTAA